A window of the Microplitis mediator isolate UGA2020A chromosome 5, iyMicMedi2.1, whole genome shotgun sequence genome harbors these coding sequences:
- the LOC130668337 gene encoding uncharacterized protein LOC130668337 isoform X1, which produces MCHTLHIFLCGLICFGIFDYGNTAENPVITPNLLSSLAANVGTVLSSSLLKEIHGQVPNRTAVRENSERPFYYDLPTPLPPGPPKPKPTRLTSSTKKPKVAAVPNSFLVKAPEDAENIRETPDSLRAPQTQLENQFPFDFRNNFRDFGTGFQGTGRQLSGPLGGQPNGQLNGQLNAGGFGGDQFNSDIYRPFASLDGSRANENIPQGAGSPFAGRDADFNGGNRPFNYAGNPQDFNRFQDFGRFGFNGQFPGSNRYFDPSSRQGANQFSNFAGQDPRVLAQQNYPQDPRALAQQNNPQDPRALAQQNYPQDPRANLQNPNDQSGLAYPQNYPNSFPQNYAPNSFNFLANQRFQGPFNGNFDRNPQDGLNYPPYFPGRPDGVPGPQSPGNSNPNQQLNINGQINSQSGPGPINSSRRSEETQRPARKPVGQKTTTTIPDVESLQERLQLEKLFYPPVNDYSDVRINSDAFKQHSVASNVVDKNPKTNIV; this is translated from the exons ATGTGTCATACGTTACAT atttttttatgcgGGTTAATTTGCTTTGGAATATTTGATTATGGAAATACGGCTGAAAATCCAGTTATaa CTCCTAATTTATTGTCGTCATTGGCAGCAAATGTGGGGACTGTATTATCATCGAGTCTACTTAAAGAAATTCATGGTCAAGTCCCTAATCGTACGGCAGTGAGAGAAAATAGTGAGAGACCTTTTTATTATGATCTGCCGACGCCTTTGCCGCCTGGGCCACCGAAGCCGAAGCCTACGAGATTGACTTCGTCTACGAAGAAACCAAAAGTGGCTGCGGTTCCAAATTCGTTTTTAGTCAAAGCTCCAGAGGACGCGGAAAATATTCGCGAGACACCGGACTCCCTGAGAGCACCGCAGACTCAATTAGAAAATCAGTTTCCATTTGATTTTAGGAACAACTTCCGTGACTTCGGGACCGGGTTCCAAGGCACTGGGCGCCAATTGAGTGGACCCTTGGGCGGACAACCGAACGGACAATTGAATGGACAATTGAACGCTGGAGGATTTGGTGGTGATCAATTTAATTCTGACATTTATCGTCCGTTTGCTTCACTCGACGGGTCACGTGCCAATGAAAATATTCCGCAAGGCGCAGGTTCACCGTTTGCTGGAAGAGATGCGGATTTTAATGGAGGAAACAGACCTTTCAATTATGCCGGAAACCCGCAAGACTTCAACAGGTTCCAAGACTTTGGGAGATTTGGGTTCAATGGCCAATTCCCCGGGTCAAATCGTTACTTTGATCCGTCGTCTAGACAAGGAGCCAAccagttttcaaatttcgcggGTCAAGATCCTCGAGTTCTAGCTCAGCAGAATTATCCCCAAGACCCTCGAGCTCTAGCTCAGCAAAATAATCCCCAAGATCCTCGAGCGTTGGCTCAGCAGAATTACCCCCAAGATCCCAGAGCTAATTTACAAAATCCCAATGATCAATCGGGATTAGCGTACCCGCAAAATTATCCCAACTCTTTCCCGCAAAACTACGCGCCAAATTCTTTCAATTTCTTAGCCAATCAGAGATTCCAAGGCCCTTTCAACGGTAACTTTGACAGAAACCCACAAGACGGACTGAACTACCCTCCCTACTTCCCAGGCCGACCTGACGGAGTTCCGGGCCCTCAGTCACCGGGAAATTCAAATCCCAACCAACAATTAAACATCAACGGGCAAATTAATTCCCAATCAGGCCCAGGTCCCATTAATTCTTCACGCAGATCCGAAGAAACTCAGCGACCGGCCCGAAAACCGGTCGGTCAAAAGACAACGACCACGATCCCCGATGTCGAGAGCCTCCAGGAACGTCTTCAGCTTGAAAAATTGTTCTATCCACCAGTTAATGATTATTCTGACGTCCGCATTAATTCAGACGCTTTTAAACAGCACTCAGTAGCTTCCAATGTAGTCGATAAAAATCCCAAAACAAACATTGTATAA
- the LOC130668337 gene encoding uncharacterized protein LOC130668337 isoform X2 produces the protein MCHTLHIFLCGLICFGIFDYGNTAENPVITNVGTVLSSSLLKEIHGQVPNRTAVRENSERPFYYDLPTPLPPGPPKPKPTRLTSSTKKPKVAAVPNSFLVKAPEDAENIRETPDSLRAPQTQLENQFPFDFRNNFRDFGTGFQGTGRQLSGPLGGQPNGQLNGQLNAGGFGGDQFNSDIYRPFASLDGSRANENIPQGAGSPFAGRDADFNGGNRPFNYAGNPQDFNRFQDFGRFGFNGQFPGSNRYFDPSSRQGANQFSNFAGQDPRVLAQQNYPQDPRALAQQNNPQDPRALAQQNYPQDPRANLQNPNDQSGLAYPQNYPNSFPQNYAPNSFNFLANQRFQGPFNGNFDRNPQDGLNYPPYFPGRPDGVPGPQSPGNSNPNQQLNINGQINSQSGPGPINSSRRSEETQRPARKPVGQKTTTTIPDVESLQERLQLEKLFYPPVNDYSDVRINSDAFKQHSVASNVVDKNPKTNIV, from the exons ATGTGTCATACGTTACAT atttttttatgcgGGTTAATTTGCTTTGGAATATTTGATTATGGAAATACGGCTGAAAATCCAGTTATaa CAAATGTGGGGACTGTATTATCATCGAGTCTACTTAAAGAAATTCATGGTCAAGTCCCTAATCGTACGGCAGTGAGAGAAAATAGTGAGAGACCTTTTTATTATGATCTGCCGACGCCTTTGCCGCCTGGGCCACCGAAGCCGAAGCCTACGAGATTGACTTCGTCTACGAAGAAACCAAAAGTGGCTGCGGTTCCAAATTCGTTTTTAGTCAAAGCTCCAGAGGACGCGGAAAATATTCGCGAGACACCGGACTCCCTGAGAGCACCGCAGACTCAATTAGAAAATCAGTTTCCATTTGATTTTAGGAACAACTTCCGTGACTTCGGGACCGGGTTCCAAGGCACTGGGCGCCAATTGAGTGGACCCTTGGGCGGACAACCGAACGGACAATTGAATGGACAATTGAACGCTGGAGGATTTGGTGGTGATCAATTTAATTCTGACATTTATCGTCCGTTTGCTTCACTCGACGGGTCACGTGCCAATGAAAATATTCCGCAAGGCGCAGGTTCACCGTTTGCTGGAAGAGATGCGGATTTTAATGGAGGAAACAGACCTTTCAATTATGCCGGAAACCCGCAAGACTTCAACAGGTTCCAAGACTTTGGGAGATTTGGGTTCAATGGCCAATTCCCCGGGTCAAATCGTTACTTTGATCCGTCGTCTAGACAAGGAGCCAAccagttttcaaatttcgcggGTCAAGATCCTCGAGTTCTAGCTCAGCAGAATTATCCCCAAGACCCTCGAGCTCTAGCTCAGCAAAATAATCCCCAAGATCCTCGAGCGTTGGCTCAGCAGAATTACCCCCAAGATCCCAGAGCTAATTTACAAAATCCCAATGATCAATCGGGATTAGCGTACCCGCAAAATTATCCCAACTCTTTCCCGCAAAACTACGCGCCAAATTCTTTCAATTTCTTAGCCAATCAGAGATTCCAAGGCCCTTTCAACGGTAACTTTGACAGAAACCCACAAGACGGACTGAACTACCCTCCCTACTTCCCAGGCCGACCTGACGGAGTTCCGGGCCCTCAGTCACCGGGAAATTCAAATCCCAACCAACAATTAAACATCAACGGGCAAATTAATTCCCAATCAGGCCCAGGTCCCATTAATTCTTCACGCAGATCCGAAGAAACTCAGCGACCGGCCCGAAAACCGGTCGGTCAAAAGACAACGACCACGATCCCCGATGTCGAGAGCCTCCAGGAACGTCTTCAGCTTGAAAAATTGTTCTATCCACCAGTTAATGATTATTCTGACGTCCGCATTAATTCAGACGCTTTTAAACAGCACTCAGTAGCTTCCAATGTAGTCGATAAAAATCCCAAAACAAACATTGTATAA
- the LOC130668909 gene encoding speckle-type POZ protein-like: protein MDRGYTTIEENNVAYEWEIDKMDFFLNSKNSFTLTSPNFTSGSQIQDTWRLKSIFDSEDDVNFYLCLTSDHHKLNTKFYLFFFDSKKNKIVSKTTYYKSFSKGEESNLSISKKNLLGNEDTYLSDNTFTVGINLTVYGVITTATKVLSNIPKHQMAHDYTELYNSKISSDVIINVGEKEFQAHKIILMARSPVLAAIFSHEMIEKKDKKLTIRDISPEIFEKVLEYIYTDKVTGLEEIADDLLEAADKYQLLSLKIICQESLSETLTVENALKIMTLADRHSAKHLLEFTNTLMASNIKQIIETQNFKEFKKSNPSSALAIMEKFIVCNKGD, encoded by the coding sequence atggacaGAGGTTATACTACGATAGAAGAAAATAATGTCGCTTACGAATGGGAGATTGataaaatggacttttttctcaatagtaaaaatagttttacaCTCACTTCACCCAACTTCACATCGGGATCCCAAATCCAAGATACATGGCGTCTTAAATCAATCTTTGATTCTGAAGACGATGTAAACTTTTACTTGTGTTTAACAAGTGATCATCACAAattgaatacaaaattttatttatttttttttgatagtaagaaaaataaaatagtttctAAAACAACGTATTACAAATCTTTCAGTAAAGGTGAAGAATCGAATTTAtcaatatccaaaaaaaacttattggGTAATGAAGATACATATTTATCTGATAATACTTTTACAGTGGGTATTAATCTTACTGTATATGGTGTCATTACAACTGCCACAAAAGTTTTATCAAACATTCCAAAACATCAAATGGCTCACGACTATACAGAACTGTACAACTCTAAAATAAGTAGTGATGTTATTATAAATGTGGGTGAAAAAGAATTCCAAGCCCACAAAATTATTCTGATGGCACGAAGTCCTGTTTTAGCTGCGATATTTTCTCACGAAATGATTGAAAAgaaggataaaaaattaacgataaGAGATATTAGTCCAGAAATATTCGAAAAAGTATTGGAATATATTTACACTGATAAAGTAACTGGTCTGGAAGAGATTGCTGATGATTTATTAGAAGCTGCGGACAAGTATCAGTTACtgtcacttaaaattatttgtcaagaATCGCTTAGTGAAACTTTAACTGTTGAAAATGCTTTGAAAATAATGACTTTAGCTGATCGTCACAGCGCCAAACATCTATTGGAATTCACAAATACGCTTATGGCATCAAACATCAAACAGATTATCGAGACTCAAAactttaaagaatttaaaaaatcaaatcctTCTTCAGCATTGGCAATAATGGAAAAATTCATAGTTTGCAACAAAGGAGATTAA
- the LOC130668911 gene encoding prisilkin-39-like: MAYTKILSLLVLAVMISVATARPGGFYGGYGYGGYGFGHGLGYHYPYYYGYRYPYYGHYYGGYPFYGHGYGGYYGLY; encoded by the exons ATGGCATACACTAAGATC cTCTCACTGCTAGTCCTCGCTGTGATGATCAGCGTCGCTACTGCACGTCCTGGTGGATTCTACGGTGGTTATGGCTACGGTGGCTACGGATTCGGTCATGGTCTAGGTTACCACTACCCATACTACTATGGCTACCGTTACCCTTACTATGGTCATTACTATGGTG GATACCCCTTCTACGGCCACGGCTACGGAGGTTACTACGGTCTTTACTAA
- the LOC130668907 gene encoding uncharacterized protein LOC130668907, translating into MWKLLWAATIVAVISTCHVDAKSKRAIESYPRPQKNSDGYFYDRPDKPFTLPTEKPPRPPPPPTRPPQTRPPVEPTRPPRPTPPPQTRPPPPPPPPTSRPPPEYIYPTPSEPFTYRPPPQTRPPPPPQTRPPPPPQTRPPPPPQTRPPPPPQTRPPPPPQTRPPPPPQTRPPPPPQTRPPPPPQTRPPPPPPTSRPPQEYTYPTPSEPFTYRPPPQTRPPPPPQTRPPPPPQTRPPPPPQTRPPPPPQTRPPPPPQTRPPPPPTSRPPQEYTYPTPSEPFTFRPPPQTRPPPPPQTRPPPPPQTRPPPPPQTRPPPPPQTRPPPPPQTRPPPPPQTRPPPPPPTSRPPEEYTYPTPSKPFTYGPPPQTRPPPPPQTRPTPPPQTRPPPPPQTRPPPPPQTRPPPPPQTRPPPPPQTRPPPPPQTRPPPPPQTRPPPPPTSRPPPEYTYPTPREPFTFKPQPTQPPRQTQPPPVKNTPPPQQPPYDYPVPDKVFPPVQQTTRRPPPPTTPRPPPPFEFTRRPTTSQPEPPPFEFTKRPPPQQPPTRPPYNPPTQKPPTRPPYSPPPQQPPTRPPYNPPSQPPPTRRPPPYQPPATNPPEYLPPDLPKTTRYVPSTTQRPITQRPTTQRPTTQRPTTQRPTTQRPTTQRPVTQRPTTQRPVTQRPTTQQPYQPSPNDFVTRVTNYPTTTRRPATRPTTNAPEYLPPVTERTTRYVPPVTERTTRYVPPVTERTTRYVPPVTERTTTRIPYRPPSTNPPFTERTTRYVPPVTERTTRYVPPVTERTTRYIPPVTERTTRYIPPVTERTTRYIPPVTTTTPRPTRRSTTPAEYLPPLTKATQPPTRPTQPPTRPTQPPTRPTQPPTRPTQPPTRPTQPPTRPTQPPTRPTQPPTRPTQPPTRPTQPPTRPTQPPTPPVTRPTQPPTRPTQPPTRPTQRPETRPPPYLPPSSPRPTYSTVTAPPFPTVVYSSTFSTVTYRPPTGKPVPPPTLPPPTFRPTGYHYDIPDIPFEFRKR; encoded by the exons ATG TGGAAGCTCTTGTGGGCCGCCACGATTGTGGCGGTTATTTCCACGTGCCATGTTGACGCAAAGAGCAAGAGGGCGATTGAAAGCTACCCGAGGCCTCAAAAAAATAGCGATGGATATTTTTACGATCGGCCGGACAAACCTTTTACACTACCAactga gaAGCCTCCTAGACCACCACCACCGCCAACGAGACCTCCACAGACGAGGCCGCCAGTAGAGCCGACGAGACCTCCAAGGCCAACACCTCCTCCACAAACTAGACCACCCCCACCTCCTCCGCCACCAACATCACGGCCACCACCTGAGTACATTTATCCTACACCTAGTGAACCTTTCACGTATAGGCCACCACCTCAGACTAGACCACCACCACCTCCTCAGACTAGACCTCCACCTCCGCCTCAAACTAGGCCACCACCTCCGCCTCAAACTAGGCCACCACCTCCTCCTCAAACTAGACCTCCACCACCTCCTCAAACTAGACCTCCACCACCTCCTCAAACTAGACCTCCACCACCTCCTCAAACTAGACCTCCGCCACCACCTCAAACTAGGCCACCGCCACCACCACCAACATCAAGACCTCCACAAGAATACACATATCCTACACCCAGTGAACCTTTCACGTATAGGCCACCTCCTCAAACTAGACCTCCACCACCCCCACAAACTAGACCACCACCTCCTCCTCAAACTAGACCACCACCTCCTCCTCAGACTAGACCTCCACCACCTCCTCAAACTAGACCTCCGCCACCACCTCAAACCAGACCACCACCGCCACCAACATCAAGACCTCCACAAGAGTACACATATCCTACACCTAGTGAACCTTTCACATTTAGGCCACCTCCTCAAACTCGACCTCCACCACCTCCTCAAACTCGACCTCCACCACCTCCTCAAACTAGACCTCCACCACCCCCACAAACTAGACCACCACCTCCTCCTCAAACTAGACCACCACCTCCTCCTCAAACTAGACCTCCACCACCACCTCAAACCAGACCACCTCCACCCCCGCCAACATCAAGACCCCCAGAAGAATATACATATCCTACACCTAGTAAGCCTTTTACCTACGGGCCACCTCCCCAAACCAGACCGCCACCTCCTCCACAAACTAGACCAACACCTCCTCCACAAACTAGACCTCCACCGCCTCCACAAACCAGACCCCCACCACCTCCTCAGACTAGACCTCCACCTCCCCCACAAACTAGACCACCACCACCTCCCCAAACCAGACCACCACCACCTCCACAAACCAGACCACCACCTCCTCCACAAACCAGACCACCACCACCGCCAACATCACGGCCACCACCAGAGTACACATATCCCACACCGAGGGAACCTTTTACATTCAAGCCTCAGCCAACACAACCACCGAGGCAAACACAGCCTCCACCAGTGAAAAATACACC ACCACCTCAACAACCGCCGTACGACTATCCAGTCCCGGATAAAGTTTTCCCTCCGGTTCAACAAACAACAAGACGTCCACCCCCACCGACCACTCCTCGGCCGCCACCACCGTTTGAATTTACCAGGAGACCAACAACTTCCCAGCCGGAGCCTCCACCATTTGAATTCACGAAGAGACCACCACCACAGCAACCACCAACAAGGCCACCCTACAACCCTCCAACACAAAAACCACCAACAAGACCTCCTTACAGTCCACCACCACAGCAACCACCAACAAGGCCACCGTACAATCCGCCATCCCAACCACCACCAACAAGACG accacCACCATACCAGCCACCGGCGACCAACCCACCGGAATATCTTCCACCAGATCTTCCTAAAACAACACGATATGTGCCTTCAACAACTCAAAGACCAATAACACAAAGGCCAACAACCCAAAGGCCAACAACTCAGAGGCCAACAACCCAAAGACCAACAACTCAGCGACCAACAACTCAGAGGCCGGTAACTCAAAGACCAACGACTCAGAGGCCAGTAACTCAAAGACCAACAACTCAACAACCGTATCAACCGTCTCCAAATGATTTCGTAACACGAGTCACAAACTATCCGACCACTACAAGAAGGCCTGCAACCAGACCAACGACCAATGCACCAGAATATCTGCCACCAGTTACAGAAAGAACAACACGATATGTTCCGCCAGTCACTGAAAGAACAACAAGATACGTTCCACCAGTAACTGAACGCACAACAAGATACGTTCCACCAGTAACTGAAAGAACTACTACTAGGATTCCATACAGGCCTCCGTCAACTAATCCACCATTTACGGAGAGGACAACACGATACGTGCCACCAGTTACAGAGAGGACAACTCGATATGTTCCACCAGTTACAGAAAGAACCACAAGATATATCCCACCAGTAACTGAACGTACAACAAGATATATACCACCAGTAACGGAAAGAACAACAAGATACATACCTCCAGTAACTACAACTACCCCAAGACCAACACGTAGATCAACTACACCAGCAGAATACCTTCCTCCTCTAACTAAAGCAACTCAACCACCAACTAGACCAACCCAACCTCCAACCAGACCCACTCAACCTCCAACTAGACCAACTCAACCACCAACTAGACCAACTCAGCCACCAACTAGACCAACTCAGCCACCAACTAGACCAACTCAACCTCCAACTAGACCAACCCAACCACCAACAAGACCAACTCAGCCACCAACAAGACCAACACAACCACCAACTAGACCAACACAACCACCCACTCCACCAGTAACTAGAC